The Pagrus major chromosome 10, Pma_NU_1.0 genome contains a region encoding:
- the LOC141003704 gene encoding uncharacterized protein → MNNRRRTCVKRKLSAKDWHYSHTQRAIMDDRSSTQSFPNLHHHHHRHRPPFHITLPSLQSPDLGYPTPQPPLDPLEQYGNRVEESTTSYPTSSTSSGGRRTSTGGDRGLLNTSVSGFDGNANLGGHLDGESGIGSHFADTWYGSSKKEDIWEDGESCESTADDYYNKGDCYRNANDVFYAMNCGSEEGVRHKLRANYNHVNYEAKSETVYNREANTSLFTKQTTSYNRNVVGSFSDSSVEYCRTDSRVSDNYLGREEDYGSSCGSGEDQLQPADVEGPWLSVSPSSQTGESRWTHLASPIGIGSGTYTQKLDSFSEAFLSHRKRRFPVFPSVDASGQMWEFGETPGLVKKSRHSCAFDSDSHLPPSSSSSPTHPSLASFPSPPTSSHFASSVLSPPPTPLPPPSHSPSKMDSPIAIGGTGHSVSQGGESLSAVQFFASRLQSLPSIHSSGMIWKLPFLATRFSQSSGDHSNIDGNYGNIAASQNSLQSPESSFLTSLHPPSTACPSSTPSLHPSFHLPSHQSHHYEEPEKIAPYMVSQNVKNGSANQNQQQLQQQVSQIYTGTLFPSILHSSRGQKRGRYTPRPLLNPARRGSGLYSSLSSLQHREEEAICGGEEDQGTVSPCVNVGRDFQAEIPPCFAGGEGSGVLSPEDESPREQLLWKPWEKLEESTDSEDQVGKLLSMCISSCLPGGGSNTELALHCLHYCQGNTMATLEMLLFSQPSPTGDYHYSGSESWTDSEKSLFNAALETHGKEFSHIQKMVRTKTVGQCVEFFYLSKKLQDKQKKQKEEENRDGEMQQQKNVTPTCQPVSRQFGLEEAVPVPPLASFFPCKLCGKMFYKIKSRNAHMKIHRQPQEDWSDRRLQQQFLTQRLTLSRPTNLMPNPGSALLQPQAPARTFSSPGLPVTQSNADNVLNSVTNSNGIPPSNASVLDPSTVVTYSNIAVSNSHVITNNNGGDSNQREPTTVLPFHQSWGSFGHDSATFYCNTEGKDDVGAGTVGGKEPVNWQ, encoded by the exons GCACTATAGCCACACCCAGCGAGCCATCATGGACGACCGTTCATCCACACAATCCTTCCCCaatctccaccaccaccaccatcgcCACCGCCCACCCTTTCACATCACCTTGCCCAGCCTTCAGAGCCCGGATCTGGGATATCCTACTCCGCAGCCTCCCCTGGACCCTCTGGAGCAATATGGAAATAGAGTGGAAGAATCCACGACGTCCTACCCGACTTCAAGCACCTCTTCTGGGGGAAGGAGGACAAGCACTGGTGGTGACAGAGGCTTGCTGAACACGAGTGTGAGCGGTTTTGATGGAAATGCTAACTTGGGTGGCCATCTTGACGGAGAAAGTGGGATAGGCAGCCATTTTGCTGACACTTGGTATGGCAGTAGCAAAAAAGAGGACATCTGGGAGGACGGGGAGAGTTGTGAAAGCACCGCAGATGATTATTACAACAAAGGGGATTGCTACCGTAAtgcaaatgatgttttttaCGCCATGAATTGTGGCAGTGAGGAAGGAGTCAGGCATAAACTCAGAGCAAACTATAACCATGTAAACTATGAAGCTAAAAGCGAAACAGTTTACAACAGGGAGGCTAACACTAGCCTCTTTACCAAACAAACTACTTCCTACAACAGAAATGTGGTGGGAAGCTTTAGCGACAGCAGCGTAGAGTACTGTAGGACTGATTCAAGAGTGAGTGATAATTATTTAGGAAGAGAAGAGGATTATGGGTccagctgtggctcaggtgAGGATCAGCTTCAACCAGCAGATGTTGAGGGACCCTGGCTCAGTGTTTCCCCCTCGAGTCAGACCGGAGAGAGCAGGTGGACTCACTTGGCTTCACCTATCGGCATCGGCAGCGGGACCTACACTCAGAAACTGGACTCCTTCTCCGAGGCGTTCCTCTCCCACCGAAAGAGAAGATTCCCTGTGTTTCCCAGTGTGGATGCCTCTGGACAGATGTGGGAATTCGGAGAAACCCCTGGTCTGGTCAAGAAGTCAaggcacagctgtgcttttGATTCAGACTCCCACctgcctccatcctcctcttcttcacccaCTCACCCGTCTCTCGCgtctttcccctctcctcccacaTCATCTCACTTCGCGTCTTCTGTTCTCAGTCCTCCTCCCACACCCTTACCTCCTCCTTCCCACTCACCCTCCAAAATGGACTCTCCCATTGCAATCGGCGGCACCGGGCATTCAGTGTCCCAGGGGGGAGAATCGCTCAGTGCGGTCCAGTTTTTCGCATCCCGCCTTCAGTCTCTCCCATCCATCCACTCCTCTGGGATGATATGGAAGTTGCCATTTCTGGCAACCAGATTTTCACAGTCGTCAGGCGACCATAGCAACATCGACGGCAACTATGGCAACATCGCAG CCTCGCAAAACAGTCTTCAGTCTCCAGAATCGTCATTTCTCACTTCCCTCCATCCACCCAGTACCGCCTGTCCCTCCAGTACTCCGTCCCTGCATCCCTCCTTCCATCTTCCCTCTCATCAATCCCACCATTATGAGGAACCAGAAAAGATAGCCCCTTACATGGTGAGCCAGAACGTCAAGAATggatcagccaatcagaaccaGCAACAGCTACAG CAACAAGTGTCCCAGATCTACACTGGAACTCTATTTCCCAGTATCCTTCACTCCAGCAGGGGTCAGAAGAGGGGCCGCTACACTCCTCGACCCCTACTTAATCCTGCACGCAGGGGGAGTGGGCTGTACTCCTCCCTCTCGTCTCTCCaacacagagaagaggaagcaaTATGTGGGGGAGAAGAAGATCAGGGCACTGTGTCCCC GTGTGTCAACGTGGGCCGTGATTTCCAGGCAGAGATTCCTCCATGCTTCGCAGGAGGCGAGGGGTCAGGGGTGTTGTCGCCAGAGGACGAATCCCCTCGGGAACAGTTGCTCTGGAAACCGTGGGAAAAGCTGGAGGAGAGTACCGACTCAGAGGACCAAG tggGGAAGCTGTTGTCCATGTGTATTTCCAGCTGTTTGCCAGGAGGGGGCAGTAACACAGAGCTGGCTCTGCACTGTCTGCACTACTGTCAGGGGAACACAATG GCCACACTGGAGATGCTGCTGTTCTCACAGCCCTCGCCCACCGGAGACTACCACTACTCTG gtAGTGAATCATGGACAGACAGTGAAAAGAGTCTCTTCAATGCAGCTCTGGAAACTCACGGAAAAGAGttttcacacatacagaaaatG GTGAGGACAAAGACCGTGGGCCAGTGCGTTGAGTTTTTCTACCTGAGCAAGAAACTCCAGGACaagcagaagaaacagaaggaagaggagaacagagatggagagatgcagcagcagaaaaat GTAACGCCCACCTGTCAACCAGTGAGCAGACAGTTTGGACTGGAGGAGGCGGTTCCTGTGCCCCCATTGGCTAGTTTCTTCCCCTGCAAGCTGTGTGGCAA AATGTTCTACAAAATCAAATCCCGAAACGCTCACATGAAGATCCACCGCCAGCCTCAGGAGGACTGGAGCGACAggcggctgcagcagcagttccTCACCCAGCGTCTGACTCTCAGTCGTCCCACCAACCTCATGCCAAACCCAGGCAGTGCTCTGCTGCAGCCCCAGGCTCCAGCTCGGACCTTTTCCTCCCCTGGCCTCCCTGTAACGCAAAGCAATGCAGACAATGTCCTCAACTCTGTAACCAATAGCAACGGCATCCCTCCCAGCAATGCAAGTGTCCTAGATCCCAGCACCGTGGTAACATATAGCAACATCGCTGTGTCAAACTCTCATGTAATCACTAATAATAATGGCGGAGACTCAAATCAAAGAGAGCCCACCACTGTCTTACCTTTCCACCAATCATGGGGCTCATTCGGACACGACTCCGCTACCTTCTACTGCAACACGGAAGGGAAAGACGATGTAGGAGCTGGGACAGTGGGAGGAAAAGAGCCGGTCAACTGGCAGTAG